In the Muricauda sp. MAR_2010_75 genome, one interval contains:
- a CDS encoding carboxypeptidase-like regulatory domain-containing protein: MRRILLTLFATIPLLCLAQNEDEAPALEELTVTVVNAQTDFPLESVHVINLNQVIGTITNQKGQFTIEAAVNDTLYLSYLGFKSQKVRVTNDMFKIKDTKIALTELAYALEEVIVTPYQLTGYLEIDVKNLPVNNAYQYSISGLNTSYEAGNKSPSAVTKVLGAILNPADLLRNLFGKKPRQLRKLQQMKADDEIRNLLASKFDREVLTELLQLEKVDIEDILNNCNYSKSFINTANDLQILDAISSCYEEYKVLNRN; the protein is encoded by the coding sequence ATGAGAAGAATTCTACTTACACTTTTTGCCACTATCCCTTTGTTGTGCTTGGCCCAGAACGAGGATGAAGCTCCCGCTTTGGAAGAACTGACCGTTACTGTGGTCAACGCACAGACCGATTTTCCTTTGGAAAGTGTGCACGTCATTAACCTGAACCAGGTTATAGGCACCATCACAAACCAAAAAGGGCAATTTACCATTGAGGCAGCGGTGAACGACACCCTTTATCTGAGTTATCTGGGTTTTAAATCACAAAAAGTGCGGGTAACCAATGATATGTTCAAGATCAAGGATACCAAAATAGCGTTGACCGAATTGGCCTATGCTTTGGAAGAAGTGATCGTGACTCCCTATCAGCTTACCGGTTATCTGGAAATTGATGTAAAGAACCTTCCTGTCAACAATGCCTATCAGTATAGCATTTCAGGGTTAAATACCAGTTATGAAGCAGGGAACAAAAGCCCCAGCGCCGTGACCAAGGTGTTGGGCGCCATCTTGAACCCGGCCGACCTTTTACGGAACCTCTTTGGCAAAAAACCGAGACAGTTGCGGAAATTGCAACAAATGAAAGCAGATGATGAGATCAGAAACCTTCTTGCTTCCAAATTTGACCGTGAGGTCCTTACCGAACTGCTGCAGTTGGAAAAAGTGGATATTGAAGACATCCTTAACAACTGCAATTATTCCAAATCCTTTATCAACACAGCCAATGATCTCCAGATTTTGGATGCCATCTCAAGCTGTTATGAAGAGTATAAAGTACTCAATAGAAATTAA
- a CDS encoding alpha-amylase family glycosyl hydrolase, with product MKKLLVIMSILPFFIGCREVKKKQQKAEQVVEQEVPKKEVPFVWEGANIYFLLTDRFNNGNPDNDVNFERTEETGVLRGFEGGDIVGVTQKIEAGYFTELGINAIWLTPLVEQVHGATNEGTGNTYGYHGYWTKDWTSLDPNFGTRADLENLVKAAHAKGIRILLDVVLNHTGPVTDKDSVWPENWVRTGPTCEFTTYENTTACTLVENLPDILTESDENVELPDALLAKWKDEGRLSKELDELQLFFERTGYPRAPRYYIIKWLTDYINDYGVDGFRVDTVKHVNENAWEDLHKEANYAFETWKKKHQNQILDNNPFYMVGEVYNYGISGGRDFDFGDKKVDFFDYGFKSLINFELKTDADKSYETIFKKYSGLLHTKLKDKSVLNYLTSHDDGSPYDKERKKPYRAANVLLLTPGASQVYYGDETSRNLVIEGAQGDATLRSFMNWEELDSVPEIQKIHKHWQKLGKFRRDHPAIGAGKHKRLAKSPYVFSRTYDTGDYRDKVVVGLNLPKGKKSLWVKGFFGDGTKLYDTYSETEVTVANGKVILENDFDIALLELVE from the coding sequence ATGAAAAAACTACTTGTTATCATGTCTATACTACCCTTTTTTATAGGCTGTAGGGAGGTTAAAAAAAAACAGCAGAAGGCAGAGCAGGTAGTTGAGCAGGAGGTGCCTAAAAAAGAGGTGCCCTTTGTTTGGGAAGGTGCCAATATCTATTTTCTCTTAACGGACCGCTTTAACAACGGAAATCCCGATAACGATGTTAATTTTGAAAGAACCGAGGAAACCGGCGTACTTCGCGGGTTTGAAGGTGGAGACATTGTGGGCGTTACCCAGAAAATTGAAGCAGGTTATTTTACCGAATTGGGCATAAATGCCATTTGGCTCACCCCTTTGGTGGAACAAGTGCACGGTGCCACCAATGAAGGAACAGGCAACACCTATGGATACCACGGCTATTGGACCAAGGATTGGACCTCACTTGACCCCAATTTTGGTACCCGGGCTGATTTGGAGAACTTGGTAAAAGCTGCCCATGCCAAAGGCATCAGAATCCTCTTGGATGTAGTACTGAACCATACAGGCCCTGTTACGGACAAAGACTCTGTATGGCCCGAAAATTGGGTGCGGACAGGCCCCACATGCGAGTTCACCACGTATGAAAACACCACCGCATGCACTTTGGTGGAAAACTTACCAGATATTCTTACTGAATCTGATGAAAATGTGGAGCTTCCAGACGCTCTATTGGCCAAATGGAAAGATGAAGGTCGTTTGAGCAAGGAATTGGACGAGTTACAGCTCTTCTTTGAACGTACCGGATATCCCAGGGCACCCCGATACTACATCATCAAATGGTTAACGGATTACATCAATGATTATGGTGTGGATGGATTTCGGGTGGATACCGTAAAGCACGTTAACGAAAATGCATGGGAAGACCTGCACAAAGAGGCAAACTATGCCTTTGAAACCTGGAAGAAAAAACACCAAAACCAAATTTTGGACAACAATCCTTTTTATATGGTCGGGGAAGTCTACAATTACGGTATTTCAGGAGGTCGAGATTTTGATTTTGGTGATAAAAAGGTAGATTTCTTCGATTACGGTTTTAAAAGCCTTATCAATTTTGAGTTGAAAACCGATGCTGACAAAAGCTACGAAACCATATTCAAAAAATACAGTGGGTTGCTGCACACCAAATTAAAAGACAAAAGTGTTCTGAATTATTTGACTTCACATGATGATGGCTCACCCTATGACAAGGAACGGAAAAAACCTTATCGCGCGGCAAATGTACTGCTCTTGACCCCTGGTGCCTCACAGGTGTATTATGGTGATGAGACCTCTCGAAATCTTGTCATTGAAGGTGCTCAAGGAGATGCCACACTCCGTTCTTTTATGAACTGGGAAGAACTGGATAGCGTTCCTGAAATCCAAAAAATCCATAAACACTGGCAAAAATTGGGGAAATTCCGGCGAGATCACCCTGCTATTGGTGCTGGAAAACACAAACGTTTGGCCAAATCGCCCTACGTGTTCTCCAGAACGTATGATACTGGTGACTATCGGGATAAAGTGGTGGTTGGCCTCAACTTACCTAAAGGTAAAAAGTCACTTTGGGTAAAGGGATTCTTTGGCGATGGCACCAAATTGTACGACACCTATTCCGAAACCGAAGTCACCGTTGCCAACGGAAAGGTCATTTTGGAAAATGACTTTGATATAGCACTGTTGGAGTTGGTGGAATAA
- a CDS encoding SRPBCC family protein — protein sequence MTTTLYILVGIVLLILILAVIAPKTYNVSRSIEIAKPKSTVFTYLRSLKKQGEWSPWGKRDPNMEQKFTGTDGEVGSMNYWNGNKEVGEGEQEITNIVDGERIESELRFLKPWKSTSDAYIVTEEVDASTTKVTWGFSGKNKFPMSIMMLFMNMDKAVGKDFEEGLASLKELLEK from the coding sequence ATGACAACAACACTTTATATTTTAGTAGGGATTGTACTGCTGATACTTATTTTGGCCGTTATTGCGCCAAAGACCTATAATGTTTCCCGCTCCATTGAAATTGCCAAGCCCAAATCCACTGTTTTTACGTATTTAAGGTCGCTTAAAAAACAGGGCGAATGGTCTCCTTGGGGCAAAAGAGACCCCAATATGGAGCAAAAATTTACGGGAACGGATGGTGAGGTGGGCTCCATGAACTATTGGAATGGCAACAAAGAAGTAGGAGAAGGAGAACAGGAAATTACAAATATTGTGGATGGTGAACGTATCGAATCCGAACTTCGATTTTTAAAACCTTGGAAGTCCACTTCGGACGCCTATATCGTTACTGAAGAAGTAGATGCAAGCACCACCAAGGTGACGTGGGGTTTCTCGGGAAAAAACAAGTTTCCCATGAGTATTATGATGCTGTTTATGAACATGGACAAGGCCGTTGGAAAAGATTTTGAGGAAGGTCTTGCCAGTCTTAAGGAACTATTGGAAAAATAA
- a CDS encoding RNA methyltransferase, producing MFDDDLLTYLETYLTEERKQRFLDVLQNRTRLLTVAIEDVFQMHNTSAIIRSCDVFGIQDVHVVEDRFGKRLDKNIAVGAEQWVDVYRYRTTSECIDKLKSDGYQIIATTPHDDSQLLPDFCPKTKTALFFGTEKEGLSEEVMQRADGFLKIPMVGFSESLNVSVSAAIIIQELAQKVRASSLDWHLSDIEILEKRLDWTKKSIKNVKGIIKRYLSD from the coding sequence ATGTTCGATGATGACCTGCTCACTTATTTGGAAACCTACCTTACTGAAGAACGGAAACAGCGTTTTTTGGACGTACTGCAAAACCGCACTCGACTGCTTACCGTAGCCATTGAAGATGTTTTCCAAATGCACAATACCAGTGCCATTATCCGAAGCTGTGATGTGTTTGGCATTCAAGATGTGCATGTGGTGGAAGACCGTTTTGGTAAACGGTTGGACAAAAATATAGCCGTGGGAGCAGAGCAGTGGGTGGATGTGTATCGTTATCGGACTACGTCCGAATGTATCGATAAACTAAAAAGTGATGGCTACCAAATCATAGCCACCACACCCCATGATGATTCCCAATTGTTACCTGATTTTTGCCCTAAGACCAAAACTGCCCTCTTTTTCGGTACCGAGAAGGAAGGGTTGAGCGAGGAAGTGATGCAACGGGCCGATGGGTTCCTAAAAATTCCCATGGTGGGTTTTTCCGAAAGTTTGAATGTTTCCGTTTCCGCGGCCATCATTATTCAAGAGTTGGCCCAAAAGGTGAGGGCTTCTTCATTGGATTGGCATTTATCCGACATCGAGATTTTAGAGAAACGATTGGACTGGACCAAAAAGTCCATCAAAAATGTGAAGGGCATCATCAAAAGGTATTTGAGCGATTAA
- a CDS encoding S10 family peptidase: protein MKKIHVLLVSLLMVVPVFAQKTEKDSLSVPEPKSFESTHQITNGGKLIKYKAIASETFLKNESGESVASLWSVAYVQTGTVDVAKRPVTFVFNGGPGSASVWLHMGMFGPQLVKVDSDATVDDGAAPYTLINNTNGILDLTDLVFIDPVGTGYSKVIGKGKVEDFWGLTADANSVAQFMRQWINDNNRWISPKYIIGESFGTTRAAGVANALEGNGQDMALNGLILISQALDYAGSTSVHNNITSYLTYLPSMAATAWYHKKAGQDKSLEAFVDECRDFTYNTYAPALYKGSLLTDAEKNKIADQLGYFMGLDKAYILKSNLRVLVPRFQKQLLSDEGLTVGRLDGRFMGDEVDKLSDGPHLGDPASYQISSAYTAALNHYFATTLHVKMDRPYLTGNDAIYDKWNWKPVAKEKGWEPSYVNVSQKLGETMRRNTGMKVMVASGYYDLICPFFDAEYTFSRNGIERDKIQMFYYEAGHMMYTHEPDLVKLAQDVRTFLSN from the coding sequence ATGAAAAAAATACATGTTCTCTTGGTCAGCTTGCTGATGGTAGTGCCTGTTTTCGCGCAGAAAACAGAAAAAGATTCGCTTTCCGTACCGGAGCCAAAGTCTTTTGAAAGCACCCACCAGATTACCAATGGCGGTAAATTGATCAAATACAAGGCCATTGCCTCCGAAACCTTTCTGAAAAATGAATCCGGGGAATCCGTAGCTTCCCTGTGGTCGGTGGCGTATGTGCAAACCGGCACTGTTGATGTCGCAAAACGACCCGTCACTTTTGTGTTCAACGGTGGGCCTGGGTCAGCATCGGTTTGGTTGCATATGGGCATGTTTGGTCCGCAATTGGTCAAAGTGGATTCCGATGCCACTGTGGACGATGGAGCTGCTCCGTACACCCTCATCAACAATACTAATGGCATTTTGGACCTTACCGATTTGGTTTTTATTGATCCCGTGGGTACCGGTTACAGTAAAGTGATTGGAAAGGGCAAGGTTGAGGATTTTTGGGGGCTAACCGCAGATGCCAATTCCGTTGCGCAATTTATGCGGCAATGGATCAATGACAACAACCGCTGGATTTCCCCAAAATACATCATTGGAGAAAGTTTTGGAACCACCAGAGCTGCAGGAGTGGCCAACGCCTTGGAAGGCAACGGTCAGGATATGGCCCTAAACGGCCTGATTTTAATTTCACAGGCACTGGATTATGCAGGTTCCACATCGGTTCATAATAACATTACTTCCTATCTCACCTATCTGCCCAGTATGGCCGCCACAGCCTGGTACCACAAAAAGGCGGGGCAAGACAAATCCTTGGAGGCCTTTGTGGATGAATGTCGAGATTTCACCTACAACACCTATGCTCCTGCACTCTACAAAGGTTCCCTCCTAACAGATGCTGAAAAAAATAAGATTGCCGACCAACTTGGCTATTTTATGGGCTTGGACAAAGCGTATATCCTAAAATCTAACCTAAGGGTTTTGGTGCCTCGTTTCCAAAAACAACTCTTGTCTGATGAAGGCCTTACCGTGGGTCGTTTGGATGGACGCTTTATGGGCGACGAAGTCGATAAACTATCGGACGGGCCACATCTTGGTGATCCCGCCAGCTATCAGATAAGCTCGGCCTATACAGCTGCCCTCAACCATTATTTTGCCACAACACTCCATGTGAAAATGGACAGGCCTTACTTGACCGGCAATGATGCTATTTACGACAAATGGAACTGGAAACCAGTAGCCAAGGAAAAGGGTTGGGAACCTTCGTATGTAAATGTGTCCCAAAAACTGGGCGAGACCATGCGAAGAAATACGGGTATGAAGGTGATGGTAGCCAGTGGCTATTACGATTTGATTTGTCCGTTTTTTGATGCAGAATATACCTTTTCCCGAAACGGTATTGAACGAGACAAAATACAGATGTTCTATTACGAGGCAGGTCATATGATGTATACCCATGAGCCCGACCTTGTAAAATTGGCGCAGGATGTCCGAACCTTTTTGTCGAATTAA
- a CDS encoding NAD-dependent deacylase, with product MPKKKVVVLTGAGMSAESGLKTFRDADGLWEGHDVMEVASPQGFAWNPELVLDFYNQRRRQLLEVSPNAGHLALATLEQHFDVSIVTQNVDNLHEQAGSSHVVHLHGELFKVRSTRDETYILDWNTDLVLGDVDKDGHQLRPHIVWFGEMVPMMETAAHITQQADILIIIGTSMQVYPAAGLVHYAPKQIPIHFVDPKPTVRSTDFANLTVRAETAAKGVPILVEELIRSWT from the coding sequence ATGCCCAAAAAGAAAGTCGTTGTCCTTACCGGAGCTGGAATGAGTGCCGAAAGTGGTCTAAAGACCTTTAGGGATGCCGATGGACTTTGGGAAGGTCATGATGTTATGGAAGTGGCTTCACCTCAAGGTTTTGCCTGGAATCCAGAGTTGGTATTGGATTTTTACAACCAGCGGAGACGGCAGTTGTTGGAAGTTAGTCCCAATGCAGGGCATTTGGCGTTGGCCACATTGGAACAGCATTTTGATGTAAGCATCGTCACACAAAATGTGGACAACCTCCACGAACAAGCAGGTAGTTCGCATGTAGTGCACCTCCATGGCGAGCTGTTTAAGGTGCGCAGCACCCGCGATGAAACCTATATTTTGGATTGGAACACGGATTTGGTCCTGGGTGACGTGGATAAAGATGGGCATCAACTACGTCCCCATATTGTTTGGTTCGGGGAAATGGTTCCGATGATGGAAACTGCGGCCCATATTACCCAACAAGCCGATATTTTGATTATTATAGGAACTTCCATGCAGGTATATCCAGCCGCTGGATTGGTTCACTACGCACCAAAACAAATCCCAATCCATTTTGTGGACCCCAAACCCACGGTGCGTTCAACGGATTTTGCCAATCTTACGGTACGGGCAGAAACCGCCGCGAAAGGTGTTCCTATTCTTGTTGAAGAGCTGATTCGTAGTTGGACCTAG
- a CDS encoding heme-binding domain-containing protein: MKIVKKIAIALLVIFIGMQFFRPEKNQAEGDFVAAFETETQPNTEVKSILKSACYDCHSANTVYPWYNNIAPVSYWLADHIEEGKEHLNFSDWENYTIKKKDHKLEELVEEVEEGEMPLKEYTWTHYDARLDESQKNALMDWAKAARSNYESALQQE, from the coding sequence ATGAAAATAGTAAAAAAAATAGCAATTGCATTGCTGGTAATTTTTATCGGAATGCAGTTTTTTAGACCTGAAAAAAACCAGGCGGAAGGGGATTTTGTGGCTGCTTTTGAAACGGAAACCCAACCCAATACCGAGGTAAAAAGCATTTTAAAAAGTGCTTGTTATGATTGCCATAGCGCCAATACCGTTTATCCTTGGTACAATAACATTGCGCCCGTTTCCTATTGGTTGGCCGACCATATAGAGGAAGGCAAGGAGCATTTGAACTTTTCGGATTGGGAAAACTATACCATAAAAAAGAAAGACCATAAGTTGGAAGAACTGGTTGAGGAGGTTGAGGAAGGCGAAATGCCTTTAAAGGAATACACCTGGACCCACTACGACGCGCGCTTGGATGAATCCCAGAAAAATGCGTTGATGGACTGGGCCAAAGCGGCTAGGTCCAACTACGAATCAGCTCTTCAACAAGAATAG
- the purB gene encoding adenylosuccinate lyase, protein MSLTQLNAISPIDGRYRNKTKSLKDYFSEEALIKYRVQVEIEYFIALCEIPLPQLADFDTKKFPELQNIYRSFSSEDAQSIKVIEKVTNHDVKAVEYFIKQQFDALGLEKHKEFIHFGLTSQDINNTAIPLSIKEAMNEVYVPSYFEVFEKLKKLASEWENIPMLARTHGQPASPTRLGKEIEVFVERFKEQFNLLNDIPSAAKFGGATGNYNAHKVAYPQTDWKAFGKQFVQEKLGLHHSFPTTQIEHYDHMAALFDTLKRINTILIDLDRDFWTYISMDYFKQKIKKGEVGSSAMPHKVNPIDFENSEGNLGLANAIFEHLSAKLPISRLQRDLTDSTVLRNVGVPFAHTLVGFQSTLKGLNKLVLNQNKFEQDLENNWAVVAEAIQTILRREGYPNPYEALKGLTRTNEKITQKSIADFIETLEVSNAIKSELKQITPANYTGV, encoded by the coding sequence ATGTCCCTAACACAACTCAACGCCATTTCACCCATTGATGGCCGATATAGAAACAAGACCAAAAGCCTGAAGGATTATTTTTCTGAAGAGGCGCTTATCAAGTACCGTGTTCAGGTTGAAATTGAATATTTCATCGCGCTTTGTGAAATTCCACTGCCCCAATTGGCGGATTTTGATACGAAGAAATTCCCCGAACTGCAGAATATCTACAGGAGTTTTTCATCGGAAGATGCGCAATCCATCAAAGTGATTGAAAAAGTTACCAATCATGATGTAAAGGCAGTTGAGTATTTCATCAAACAGCAATTTGATGCGTTGGGATTGGAAAAACATAAGGAGTTCATCCATTTTGGGCTGACTTCACAGGACATCAACAACACCGCCATTCCGCTTTCCATCAAAGAGGCGATGAATGAGGTGTATGTCCCTTCCTATTTTGAGGTGTTTGAAAAATTAAAGAAACTGGCCAGCGAATGGGAGAACATCCCCATGTTGGCACGTACACATGGGCAACCCGCCTCCCCCACTCGTTTGGGCAAAGAGATTGAGGTGTTTGTGGAACGGTTCAAAGAGCAGTTCAATTTATTGAACGATATTCCGAGTGCAGCTAAATTTGGGGGTGCTACCGGAAATTACAACGCCCACAAGGTTGCCTATCCCCAAACGGATTGGAAAGCTTTTGGAAAACAATTTGTTCAAGAGAAATTGGGCTTGCACCACTCCTTTCCTACCACCCAGATTGAGCATTACGATCACATGGCTGCGCTTTTTGATACTTTAAAACGCATCAATACCATCCTTATTGATTTGGACCGGGACTTCTGGACCTATATTTCCATGGATTACTTTAAGCAGAAAATCAAAAAAGGGGAAGTCGGTTCCTCAGCGATGCCGCATAAGGTAAACCCTATCGATTTTGAAAATTCTGAAGGAAATTTGGGATTGGCCAATGCCATTTTTGAGCATTTATCCGCCAAACTGCCCATTTCCAGATTGCAACGCGATTTAACGGACAGTACCGTATTGCGAAATGTGGGCGTTCCTTTTGCGCATACCTTGGTTGGATTTCAATCTACGTTAAAAGGGTTGAACAAATTGGTGTTGAACCAAAACAAGTTTGAACAGGATTTGGAAAACAATTGGGCCGTAGTGGCGGAGGCCATCCAGACCATTTTGCGTCGTGAAGGCTATCCCAATCCCTACGAAGCCCTAAAAGGCTTGACCCGCACCAATGAGAAAATCACCCAAAAGTCCATTGCGGATTTTATTGAAACCTTGGAGGTTTCTAATGCCATTAAATCAGAATTAAAGCAAATTACTCCTGCGAATTATACGGGGGTGTAG
- a CDS encoding tetratricopeptide repeat protein has protein sequence MRLTILLVLILFQINRIAAQTSLKEIDLENGKYNVGFKHYTTSDSTRTYSRILDYSNKKMARPIPVSIWYPSERNLVDKESLTVLDYLEILKEEEEWEYLPNEQILNWFNYSNTPENQKHLIEQTTAYANAEFGKEKYPVIVYTPSFQASSIENFALCEYLASHGFVVVSSPSRGTETRWFTNNSAKEIETQARDVEFLMKEAGKFPIVDFDKIAIMGFSFGGLSNIIVQNRNDKVKAIVSLDGTERYQYGLLSQSAFFDPQKIDVPYIHMAQKDIPEIVLREDKIDAELNTKFQLYDSITNARSYRLKFQNLTHSYFSTLGALFENRDKRQDKSDSEIMESYKWVATYTLNFLEATLNKNESALNFIEDDSSGNGDGNGLVSQSIKQPEQSAFSFQDFNDLASSQNYQNLFQLYDATIESYPSFKIPEGNLNVLGLQLVFNPNTASQGIQVFLLATKLYPNSWNLYDSLAEGYLFMGDKEKAIESFKKSLALNPQNQNAINRLEQLKK, from the coding sequence ATGAGATTAACGATTCTTCTGGTATTGATACTTTTTCAAATCAATCGTATTGCCGCACAAACCTCGCTCAAGGAAATCGACCTCGAAAATGGAAAATATAATGTTGGATTTAAGCATTACACAACTTCAGATAGTACCAGAACGTACAGCAGAATACTTGATTATTCAAACAAAAAGATGGCCAGACCAATTCCTGTAAGTATTTGGTATCCTTCTGAGAGAAATTTGGTAGACAAAGAGTCGTTGACGGTTTTAGATTACCTTGAGATTCTCAAAGAAGAAGAGGAATGGGAATATTTGCCCAATGAACAAATATTAAATTGGTTTAATTATTCCAATACGCCTGAAAATCAAAAACACCTTATTGAACAAACAACAGCTTATGCCAATGCAGAATTCGGAAAAGAAAAATATCCGGTAATTGTCTATACGCCAAGTTTCCAAGCATCATCCATCGAGAACTTTGCCCTTTGCGAATATTTGGCAAGTCACGGTTTTGTGGTGGTGTCAAGCCCAAGTCGGGGAACCGAAACGCGTTGGTTCACCAACAACAGTGCAAAGGAGATTGAGACGCAGGCCAGGGATGTAGAGTTTTTGATGAAAGAGGCGGGGAAATTTCCAATTGTGGATTTTGATAAAATTGCGATTATGGGCTTTAGCTTTGGTGGTTTGTCAAATATTATTGTGCAAAATCGGAATGATAAGGTTAAAGCGATTGTCAGCCTTGATGGAACAGAAAGATACCAATATGGACTGCTTAGTCAATCTGCGTTTTTTGATCCCCAAAAAATAGATGTTCCATATATTCATATGGCGCAGAAGGATATTCCTGAAATCGTCTTAAGAGAAGACAAGATTGACGCTGAGCTCAATACGAAGTTCCAATTGTATGACAGTATAACAAATGCCAGGTCGTATCGCTTGAAATTCCAAAACCTTACGCATAGCTATTTCAGTACATTGGGCGCGCTCTTCGAAAATAGGGACAAAAGGCAGGACAAAAGTGATTCGGAAATCATGGAATCCTATAAATGGGTGGCGACGTACACATTGAATTTTTTAGAAGCTACTTTGAACAAGAATGAAAGCGCATTAAATTTCATTGAAGATGATTCTTCAGGAAATGGAGATGGAAATGGGTTAGTAAGCCAAAGCATCAAACAACCGGAGCAGAGTGCTTTCAGTTTTCAGGATTTTAATGACTTGGCCTCCAGCCAGAACTATCAAAACCTCTTCCAGTTATACGATGCAACAATTGAGAGCTATCCTTCTTTCAAGATACCGGAGGGCAATTTAAACGTACTTGGACTACAACTGGTCTTTAATCCTAATACTGCATCGCAAGGAATACAAGTGTTTTTATTGGCAACAAAACTGTATCCGAATTCGTGGAATCTTTATGATAGTTTGGCAGAAGGATATTTGTTTATGGGTGACAAAGAAAAGGCAATTGAAAGTTTTAAAAAGTCGTTAGCGTTAAATCCTCAAAATCAAAATGCCATCAACCGATTGGAGCAATTAAAGAAATAA
- a CDS encoding mechanosensitive ion channel family protein, with product MEKAEEWMNYGLDLAKEFGPKLITAILIYIVGMWIIKRIVGGTRKVMSKSKYDESLQRFLLNLFSWALKIFLIIIVISRLGVDVTTFAAVIAAAGLAVGLALQGSLSNFAGGVLLMMFKPYRIGDLIEAQGVLGVVKGIEIFTTKLVTPQNKLAIVPNGAMANGNIINYTAEGRMRVDTVIGVGYGEDIKKTKEVLLKVLTDNPKVLQEPAPSVNVLELADSSVNFAVRPFCQPQDYWDVYFTTYENCKLALDKAGIEIPYPHRINIERKE from the coding sequence ATGGAAAAAGCAGAAGAATGGATGAACTACGGTTTAGACCTAGCCAAGGAATTTGGCCCAAAACTCATCACAGCCATCCTCATCTACATAGTTGGGATGTGGATAATCAAAAGAATCGTGGGAGGCACTCGAAAAGTAATGTCCAAAAGCAAATATGACGAATCCTTGCAACGGTTTTTATTGAATTTGTTCTCGTGGGCACTCAAGATTTTCTTGATCATTATCGTGATTTCCCGATTAGGGGTCGATGTCACCACTTTTGCCGCGGTAATAGCTGCTGCAGGTTTGGCAGTGGGCTTGGCACTTCAAGGGTCGTTGTCCAACTTTGCAGGAGGGGTCTTACTTATGATGTTTAAACCCTACCGTATTGGAGACCTGATTGAGGCCCAAGGGGTATTAGGTGTGGTCAAAGGGATAGAGATTTTTACCACCAAATTGGTCACACCACAAAATAAACTGGCCATTGTTCCCAACGGAGCCATGGCCAATGGAAATATCATCAACTATACCGCCGAGGGACGCATGCGCGTAGACACTGTAATTGGAGTAGGGTATGGGGAAGACATTAAAAAGACCAAAGAGGTGTTGCTGAAGGTGTTGACCGACAACCCAAAGGTGTTACAAGAGCCAGCACCCTCCGTAAACGTATTGGAATTGGCAGATAGCTCCGTGAATTTTGCGGTACGTCCCTTTTGCCAGCCCCAAGATTATTGGGATGTCTATTTTACTACCTATGAAAATTGCAAACTGGCCTTAGATAAAGCCGGAATTGAGATTCCATACCCACATCGCATAAACATTGAGCGGAAGGAGTAA
- a CDS encoding DUF4252 domain-containing protein, with protein sequence MKHILKSVLVLGAILLASCSSQQSLQEYYVDNSENPNFISIDLPASILKMDAVDLNATQKEAVESLRKFNLLAFKKNSDNAMEYEVERKKVREILKGDDFVELMKINSKYGKGVIKYLGDEDAIDEVIIYGDSDDKGFALVRVLGKDMNPAHIVQLMQAIQKSDYKGEGLGEIGDFLKG encoded by the coding sequence ATGAAACATATTTTAAAAAGCGTTTTGGTACTAGGAGCCATACTTTTGGCTTCCTGTTCCTCGCAACAGAGTCTGCAAGAATATTATGTGGACAATTCGGAGAATCCTAATTTCATTTCCATAGACCTTCCGGCCAGCATCCTTAAAATGGATGCGGTGGATTTGAATGCTACCCAAAAAGAGGCGGTGGAATCCTTGCGAAAGTTCAACCTGTTGGCCTTTAAAAAGAATTCTGACAATGCAATGGAGTACGAAGTGGAACGGAAGAAGGTACGTGAAATTTTAAAGGGTGATGACTTTGTAGAGTTAATGAAGATCAATTCCAAATATGGTAAAGGCGTGATCAAGTATTTGGGAGATGAAGATGCCATAGATGAGGTCATTATTTATGGCGATAGCGATGATAAAGGCTTTGCCTTAGTACGGGTTTTGGGTAAGGACATGAACCCAGCCCATATTGTGCAACTTATGCAAGCCATTCAAAAATCAGATTATAAAGGAGAAGGCCTGGGGGAAATAGGCGATTTCTTGAAAGGTTAA